In Desulfofundulus kuznetsovii DSM 6115, the following are encoded in one genomic region:
- a CDS encoding DUF1657 domain-containing protein, with protein sequence MTIGEKMHQTLASLESAAANLKTFSLDTQDQTAKQMFASYSQQLENICKGLRGRVNYIEQQEPQYKVLQPQQKQQ encoded by the coding sequence ATGACCATTGGCGAAAAGATGCATCAAACCCTGGCCTCTTTGGAAAGTGCGGCTGCCAATTTAAAGACCTTCTCCCTGGATACCCAGGATCAGACGGCCAAACAAATGTTTGCCAGTTATTCGCAGCAACTGGAGAACATTTGCAAGGGCCTACGGGGACGGGTTAATTACATTGAACAGCAGGAACCCCAGTACAAAGTATTGCAACCACAGCAAAAGCAGCAGTAG
- a CDS encoding PPC domain-containing DNA-binding protein translates to MVRIYMLVQPVSRGRMIMGRLKKGSDLLASLTQLCVNENIQLGVVRAIGAVTRARVGFYHQDRRTYTYLEFDNPHEIIGLEGNISLRDGQPFIHAHIALMAADGRMVGGHLAEGTEVFACEYVITELLHEHERDFERVFDEATGLYLWPMAGD, encoded by the coding sequence ATGGTCAGAATTTATATGCTCGTACAACCGGTAAGCCGTGGGCGCATGATTATGGGACGACTAAAAAAGGGATCCGATTTACTAGCTTCCCTGACCCAGCTTTGTGTGAATGAAAATATCCAGCTGGGCGTAGTGCGGGCCATTGGGGCGGTCACCCGTGCCCGGGTGGGCTTTTATCACCAGGACCGGCGCACCTATACCTATCTGGAGTTTGATAATCCCCATGAAATCATCGGCCTCGAGGGGAATATCTCCCTTAGGGACGGGCAGCCCTTCATTCACGCTCATATTGCCCTGATGGCTGCAGATGGACGTATGGTCGGCGGCCACCTGGCTGAAGGGACAGAGGTTTTCGCCTGCGAATATGTGATCACCGAACTCCTCCATGAGCATGAACGCGACTTTGAACGGGTCTTTGATGAAGCTACGGGGCTATACCTCTGGCCCATGGCCGGGGACTAG
- the selB gene encoding selenocysteine-specific translation elongation factor yields MTYLIIGTAGHVDHGKTMLVKALTGVDTDRLKEEKERGISIELGFASLTLPSGRQAGIVDVPGHERFIKNMLAGVGGIDLVLLVIAADEGIMPQTKEHMDIIHLLQIPRGVVVLSKVDLVDREWLDLVREEVVDFLKGTTLEGAPVVEVSSVTGQGLDELLRTIDLVAQEVKEKPATGHVRLPVDRVFSITGFGTVATGTLWSGILRAGDALEIMPRKIASRVRTLQVHGRKVEEARAGQRVAVNLTGVEVEEVPRGSVLATPGSLTPSYRLDVRFVLLGTARPLKNRSRVRLHLGTAEIMCRVILLDRDELAPEETALAQLELEEPAVAVQGDRFVVRSYSPVRTIGGGRIIDPVAPKHRRLRAEVIESLLTREKGTPEELLLQQLNSHRTILTAEELVKASGLDEKTVKDTLLSLVEKKQVRPIPSENQVYYLLQEVYLQWAENMRLILQEYHRDFPLREGFPKEEMRSRLLAGLNSKQFQSLLQVMEEDGLVKLYTQDIALPEFTPRPNHKQEQQIKHLLEMYREANYQPPAWGEAARRAGLEGPAAQEILQYLLKKGLLVRVADDLYFHPDCVDRARQALVDYLREKGEITVGETRDLLQTSRKYALPLLEYFDREKTTRRVEDKRVLTRAEKQKNRS; encoded by the coding sequence GTGACCTATTTGATCATCGGAACCGCCGGTCATGTGGATCACGGCAAAACCATGCTGGTCAAGGCCCTTACCGGAGTAGATACGGATCGCTTAAAGGAAGAGAAGGAACGGGGTATCTCCATTGAACTGGGCTTTGCTTCCTTAACCCTGCCCAGCGGCCGGCAGGCCGGCATCGTAGATGTCCCGGGCCATGAGCGTTTTATCAAAAACATGCTGGCCGGTGTCGGTGGTATTGATCTGGTGCTCCTGGTCATTGCCGCCGATGAAGGAATTATGCCCCAAACAAAAGAGCATATGGATATCATTCACCTCCTGCAAATACCGCGGGGAGTAGTAGTGCTGAGCAAAGTGGACCTGGTGGACCGGGAATGGCTGGACCTGGTGCGGGAAGAGGTGGTGGATTTTCTCAAGGGTACCACCCTGGAAGGTGCACCGGTGGTGGAGGTTTCCAGTGTTACCGGTCAGGGGCTGGACGAACTTTTACGCACCATCGATCTGGTAGCGCAGGAGGTCAAGGAAAAACCGGCCACCGGTCACGTACGACTCCCTGTTGACCGGGTTTTTTCCATCACCGGTTTTGGCACCGTAGCCACCGGTACTTTGTGGAGCGGCATACTGCGCGCCGGGGATGCGCTGGAAATTATGCCCCGCAAAATAGCCTCCCGGGTCCGCACGCTGCAGGTGCACGGACGGAAAGTGGAAGAAGCCCGGGCCGGACAGCGGGTAGCGGTAAACCTGACCGGGGTAGAAGTCGAGGAAGTGCCCCGGGGCAGTGTCCTGGCCACTCCCGGCAGTCTGACCCCCTCCTACCGCCTGGATGTCCGCTTTGTGCTGCTGGGAACAGCCAGGCCCTTGAAAAACAGGAGCCGGGTGCGCCTGCACCTGGGAACGGCGGAAATTATGTGCCGGGTAATCCTCCTGGACCGGGATGAACTGGCCCCGGAGGAGACGGCCCTGGCCCAGCTGGAACTGGAGGAACCCGCGGTGGCCGTGCAGGGGGACCGGTTTGTCGTACGTTCCTATTCCCCGGTACGCACCATTGGCGGCGGTAGGATCATTGATCCGGTAGCACCAAAACACCGGCGCCTGCGCGCAGAAGTAATTGAAAGCCTCTTAACCCGGGAAAAGGGTACACCTGAAGAACTCCTGCTTCAGCAACTCAATAGTCACCGGACTATCCTTACGGCAGAAGAACTGGTTAAGGCCAGCGGGCTGGATGAGAAGACAGTAAAGGATACCCTGCTCTCCCTGGTGGAGAAAAAGCAGGTTCGCCCCATACCCTCCGAAAACCAGGTTTATTATCTTCTCCAGGAAGTCTATCTGCAGTGGGCGGAAAATATGCGCTTGATACTGCAAGAATACCACCGGGACTTCCCGCTGCGGGAAGGTTTCCCCAAAGAAGAAATGCGTTCCCGCCTGCTTGCAGGGTTGAACAGCAAACAGTTTCAGTCTCTTCTCCAGGTTATGGAAGAAGATGGCCTGGTGAAGCTTTACACCCAGGATATAGCCCTGCCTGAATTTACCCCGAGGCCCAACCATAAACAGGAACAACAAATAAAGCATTTGCTTGAGATGTACAGGGAGGCAAATTACCAGCCACCTGCCTGGGGTGAGGCAGCCCGCAGGGCAGGGCTGGAAGGCCCAGCGGCCCAGGAGATTTTGCAATACCTGCTCAAGAAAGGCCTGCTGGTGCGGGTAGCCGACGATCTGTACTTTCACCCGGACTGTGTAGACAGGGCCCGGCAGGCACTGGTTGACTATTTGCGGGAAAAGGGAGAAATCACGGTGGGAGAAACCCGGGATTTGCTGCAAACGTCCCGGAAGTACGCGCTGCCCCTCTTAGAGTATTTTGACCGGGAAAAAACTACCCGGCGGGTGGAGGATAAGCGGGTCCTCACCCGGGCGGAGAAACAAAAAAACCGGTCATAA
- the selA gene encoding L-seryl-tRNA(Sec) selenium transferase, with the protein MDNKEALRKLPAVDEVLRSPEVADLLAEKPRNLVVETVRKVLDRWRRALLTEGAKEEMGRAEITARVVGEVIRETARRSRANLRRVINATGVVLHTNLGRAVLAHAARAAVEMVASGYCNLELDLQSGRRGSRYAPLEGLLTSLTGAEAAMVVNNNAAAVLLALSTLARGREVIVSRGQLVEIGGSFRIPEVMAQSGATLVEVGATNKTYPDDYRRAITDRTALLLHVHTSNYRMVGFVREITVNELVILGKEYGLPVMSDLGSGFLVDLSHFGLPAEPTVQEVVASGADVVTFSGDKLLGGPQAGIIVGRREYIEKMKKNPLTRAIRIDKFTAAALEATLRLYLEPDKALVHIPTLRMLTASVTELEERARKLAEQMRQMVAEKAFIEIEPVISRVGGGAMPTADLPSMAVTVRSRQTDSENLARILRTGEPAVMGRVQDDRLFLDIRTVLPGEEEILVQAVTAALQPGEEVER; encoded by the coding sequence ATGGACAATAAAGAAGCTTTACGCAAATTGCCGGCAGTGGACGAAGTATTGCGCTCGCCGGAAGTGGCAGACCTGCTGGCGGAAAAGCCCCGCAACCTGGTGGTAGAAACGGTCCGGAAAGTTCTGGATCGCTGGCGCCGGGCCCTCTTAACGGAGGGGGCAAAGGAGGAGATGGGGCGCGCAGAAATTACCGCCCGGGTAGTGGGGGAAGTTATCCGGGAAACCGCCCGCCGCTCCCGGGCAAATTTGCGCCGGGTGATCAATGCCACGGGGGTAGTGCTGCATACCAACCTGGGCCGGGCCGTGCTGGCCCATGCCGCCCGGGCCGCAGTGGAGATGGTGGCTTCCGGCTACTGCAACCTGGAGCTGGATCTTCAGAGCGGTCGCCGGGGCTCCCGTTATGCTCCCCTGGAAGGGCTGCTCACCAGCCTGACCGGGGCGGAGGCAGCCATGGTGGTGAACAACAATGCCGCCGCTGTTTTGCTCGCCCTGAGCACCCTGGCCCGGGGCCGGGAAGTTATTGTCTCCCGGGGCCAACTGGTAGAAATTGGCGGCTCCTTTCGCATTCCCGAGGTCATGGCTCAAAGCGGAGCCACCCTGGTGGAAGTGGGAGCAACCAACAAGACCTATCCCGATGATTACCGCCGGGCCATTACCGACCGGACCGCTCTTCTCCTGCATGTTCATACCAGCAACTACCGTATGGTAGGTTTCGTACGGGAAATTACCGTTAACGAACTGGTCATACTGGGCAAAGAATATGGTTTACCGGTGATGAGCGACCTGGGCAGCGGTTTTTTGGTGGACCTAAGCCACTTTGGACTCCCTGCCGAACCAACGGTACAAGAGGTCGTGGCCTCTGGCGCCGATGTGGTCACCTTTTCCGGCGACAAGCTTTTAGGTGGTCCCCAGGCGGGCATTATCGTGGGCCGGCGCGAGTACATCGAAAAAATGAAGAAAAACCCCCTGACCCGGGCCATACGTATTGACAAGTTTACCGCCGCCGCCCTGGAAGCCACCCTGCGGCTATACCTCGAGCCCGACAAGGCCTTAGTCCATATCCCCACCCTGCGCATGCTCACTGCAAGCGTAACCGAGCTGGAAGAACGGGCCCGGAAACTGGCGGAGCAAATGCGCCAGATGGTTGCAGAAAAGGCCTTCATTGAGATAGAACCTGTCATTTCCCGGGTAGGGGGAGGGGCTATGCCTACGGCCGACCTGCCCTCCATGGCCGTCACAGTGCGATCCCGGCAAACGGATAGCGAGAATCTGGCCAGGATCTTACGGACCGGGGAACCGGCGGTCATGGGACGGGTGCAGGATGACCGGTTGTTCCTGGACATCCGCACCGTTTTACCTGGAGAAGAGGAGATTCTGGTTCAAGCCGTCACAGCAGCACTTCAACCCGGGGAGGAGGTCGAAAGGTGA
- the mqnC gene encoding cyclic dehypoxanthinyl futalosine synthase: MPEVTALLEKAAAGERLSLEEGVEILKKADLLALARAADQVRRRLHPENRVTFIIDRNINYTNVCHCRCRFCAFYRHPQDPDAYLITKEELFQKIEETIRAGGTEVLIQGGLHPDLGLDYYLDMLRSIKERFQIHIHSFSPPEIVHIARKSGLPVKEVLARLKEAGLDSLPGGGAEILVDRVRRVISPHKVSWAEWMEVMRSAHSLGMKSTATMMFGHIETPEERVLHMVRVRELQDETRGFTAFIPWSFQPLNTELGGETATGVDYLRTLAVARLMLDNVPNLQASWVTQGAKIAQIALFFGANDFGSTMLEENVVRAAGVNYRVPLPEIIRCIREAGFTPAQRTTFYQIIREY; the protein is encoded by the coding sequence GTGCCAGAGGTAACGGCTCTGCTGGAGAAAGCCGCAGCGGGAGAAAGGCTCTCCCTGGAAGAAGGGGTGGAAATCCTCAAAAAGGCCGACCTTTTGGCCCTGGCCAGGGCGGCCGACCAGGTACGCCGTAGATTGCACCCGGAAAACCGGGTGACTTTTATCATTGACCGCAACATTAATTATACCAACGTATGCCATTGTCGCTGCCGTTTTTGTGCCTTTTATCGCCACCCGCAAGACCCCGATGCCTATTTAATTACTAAGGAAGAACTTTTTCAAAAGATCGAAGAAACCATCCGGGCGGGAGGCACGGAAGTACTTATCCAGGGAGGGCTACACCCGGATCTGGGCCTGGACTACTACCTGGACATGCTGCGCTCCATCAAGGAACGTTTCCAGATCCATATTCACTCCTTTTCGCCACCGGAGATAGTGCACATAGCCAGGAAGTCCGGCCTGCCGGTGAAGGAGGTACTGGCCCGGTTGAAAGAAGCCGGACTGGACTCCCTGCCCGGGGGAGGGGCGGAGATACTGGTGGACCGCGTCCGCCGGGTCATCAGCCCCCACAAGGTTTCCTGGGCCGAATGGATGGAGGTAATGCGCTCCGCCCACAGCCTGGGGATGAAAAGCACCGCCACCATGATGTTTGGACATATAGAAACTCCGGAAGAGCGGGTGCTGCACATGGTGCGGGTGCGCGAGCTTCAGGACGAAACCCGGGGGTTTACTGCTTTCATCCCCTGGAGCTTCCAGCCCCTAAATACCGAGTTGGGAGGAGAAACGGCAACCGGGGTTGATTACCTGCGTACTCTGGCCGTAGCCCGACTGATGCTGGATAACGTACCCAATCTCCAGGCTTCCTGGGTCACCCAGGGAGCCAAAATAGCCCAGATAGCCCTCTTCTTTGGAGCCAATGATTTCGGTAGCACCATGCTGGAGGAAAATGTGGTCCGGGCAGCGGGGGTAAACTACCGGGTGCCGTTGCCGGAAATAATCCGCTGCATCAGGGAGGCGGGTTTCACCCCGGCCCAGCGCACCACTTTTTATCAGATCATCCGGGAATATTGA